A single Defluviitalea saccharophila DNA region contains:
- the mciZ gene encoding Z-ring formation inhibitor MciZ, producing MKAIVTENQFTCVGKIDEIISYLTDLQNQYKTIKEYIYEKQKFLRK from the coding sequence ATGAAAGCAATTGTTACAGAAAATCAATTTACATGTGTAGGTAAAATCGATGAGATTATATCTTACCTTACAGATCTTCAAAATCAATATAAAACCATTAAAGAATATATCTATGAAAAACAAAAATTCTTAAGAAAGTAG
- a CDS encoding DUF3866 family protein, whose product MIHLREGIVTQILEKNDDVIEILVTINELEYKAIVYPKITGDVSIGDVVKLNTTAIDLNLGTGGYHFVISNKSTYALHSDVSGHIMKLRYTPIQMKCLTIEEIYPQIINSFKSLEGMPVAIGSIHSMLPPLAAVIKEIMPDSRIAYIMTDGGALPIGFSHIVRILKEKTLIDCTFTCGNAFGGDFEAVNLYTALIGAKFIAGCDAAIVIMGPGHVGTGTKLGFTGMEIVNNAHIVHSMGGIPICVPRVSFSEKRKRHYGISHHFLTAMGSYCLIPCHMAFPCLSEDEKGFITEQYKSFELDKKHRISFLNEDTISIMEKNHLCIKTMGRSILEDPAFFRTSGACGVLLANLLS is encoded by the coding sequence ATGATTCATTTGAGAGAAGGAATAGTGACCCAAATATTAGAAAAAAATGATGATGTCATTGAAATTCTTGTTACAATTAATGAGCTAGAATACAAAGCCATTGTATATCCTAAGATTACCGGAGATGTATCTATTGGAGATGTTGTAAAGCTCAATACAACTGCAATAGATTTAAACTTAGGAACAGGGGGCTATCACTTCGTTATCTCAAATAAGAGTACATATGCACTCCACTCCGATGTTTCAGGACATATAATGAAATTAAGATATACTCCTATTCAAATGAAATGTTTAACGATAGAAGAAATCTATCCCCAGATCATTAATTCCTTTAAATCTTTAGAGGGTATGCCTGTTGCCATAGGAAGTATTCACAGTATGCTTCCTCCATTAGCAGCAGTCATCAAAGAGATTATGCCAGACTCTCGTATTGCCTATATTATGACAGATGGAGGCGCATTGCCCATAGGATTTAGCCATATTGTCCGAATCCTTAAAGAAAAGACTTTGATCGATTGTACGTTTACCTGTGGGAATGCTTTTGGAGGAGACTTTGAGGCAGTGAACCTTTATACAGCTTTAATTGGAGCAAAATTTATTGCTGGATGTGATGCTGCTATTGTAATTATGGGGCCGGGTCATGTGGGGACTGGAACAAAACTTGGGTTTACTGGTATGGAAATAGTTAATAATGCACATATCGTTCATTCAATGGGAGGCATTCCAATTTGTGTTCCAAGAGTTAGCTTTAGCGAAAAAAGAAAAAGACACTATGGAATAAGCCATCATTTTTTAACTGCCATGGGTTCATATTGTCTCATACCCTGTCATATGGCTTTTCCGTGTCTTTCAGAGGACGAAAAGGGATTTATAACCGAACAATATAAATCATTTGAATTAGATAAAAAACATAGGATTTCATTTTTGAATGAAGATACCATTTCTATAATGGAAAAAAATCATTTGTGTATCAAAACTATGGGAAGAAGTATACTAGAAGATCCTGCTTTTTTTAGAACAAGCGGCGCTTGTGGCGTTCTTCTAGCAAATCTACTTTCTTAA
- a CDS encoding ribonuclease H, producing the protein MSLFEVYTDGACANNQGEGLQPGGWAAVFVDGPALSGGENETTNNRMEMRAVIEALKNTPPNSQVKIYSDSAYVINCFKQKWIDKWEKNGWMTSAKKPVENKDLWLEMRQLEQERHIEWIKVKGHSGNHWNEMADQLAVAAIPNHKKTYEKPKKTISLYLTEEEKNNLIDFLDHNKLDLNDALQNVLFKLQKLE; encoded by the coding sequence ATGTCCCTGTTTGAGGTATACACGGACGGTGCATGTGCCAATAATCAAGGAGAAGGCTTGCAGCCAGGAGGATGGGCTGCAGTTTTTGTGGATGGACCTGCGCTGTCGGGAGGGGAAAATGAAACAACTAATAATAGGATGGAAATGCGAGCAGTTATAGAAGCGTTAAAAAATACTCCTCCCAACAGTCAAGTTAAAATTTATTCCGACTCCGCATATGTGATTAATTGTTTTAAACAAAAATGGATTGATAAATGGGAAAAGAACGGCTGGATGACATCCGCTAAAAAGCCGGTGGAAAATAAAGATTTATGGTTGGAAATGCGTCAATTAGAGCAAGAAAGGCATATTGAATGGATTAAAGTTAAAGGACATAGTGGAAATCATTGGAATGAAATGGCAGATCAATTAGCTGTAGCGGCAATTCCAAATCATAAAAAAACTTATGAAAAACCTAAGAAAACAATAAGCTTGTATTTGACAGAAGAGGAGAAAAACAATTTAATTGATTTTCTGGATCATAATAAATTAGACCTAAATGATGCTTTACAGAATGTTTTATTTAAACTTCAAAAATTAGAATAA
- the proC gene encoding pyrroline-5-carboxylate reductase has protein sequence MKKYGFIGAGNMGYAMLKGLIKDGKKDDVIFTDASKERIQWIHNQLEIESSNSNKDLVTRAKYIVLAIKPQYYASVLEEIKEVITTNHIVISIAPGITIDSIKAQLSNDIKIVRAMPNTPALIGEGMSAVSFSKDLFSEEEKEEIIRFFSSFGVMEEIEEKLMNAVVPISGSSPAYVYMMIEAMADAGVLAGLSRKMAYTLAAQSVLGSAKMVLETGIHPGELKDAVCSPGGTTIEAVAVLEKTGFRSSIIEAMNVCFEKTKRMS, from the coding sequence ATGAAAAAGTATGGATTTATTGGTGCAGGAAATATGGGATATGCAATGTTAAAAGGTTTAATAAAGGACGGAAAAAAGGATGATGTCATTTTTACAGATGCATCCAAGGAAAGAATCCAATGGATTCATAATCAATTAGAGATAGAATCGAGCAATAGTAATAAGGACCTTGTAACTCGTGCAAAATACATAGTATTGGCGATAAAACCTCAGTATTATGCTTCTGTATTAGAAGAAATAAAAGAAGTGATCACTACTAACCATATCGTCATTAGTATTGCTCCGGGAATAACGATTGATTCTATAAAGGCGCAACTATCAAATGATATAAAAATTGTTCGTGCCATGCCCAATACGCCTGCATTAATCGGAGAAGGCATGAGTGCAGTGAGTTTTTCTAAAGATTTATTCAGCGAAGAGGAAAAAGAAGAGATCATTCGATTCTTTTCTTCTTTTGGAGTGATGGAAGAAATAGAAGAAAAGTTAATGAATGCAGTTGTACCCATATCTGGCAGTTCTCCTGCCTATGTATATATGATGATTGAAGCCATGGCAGACGCCGGGGTACTGGCTGGACTTTCAAGAAAGATGGCCTATACATTAGCTGCCCAAAGTGTCTTAGGTTCTGCTAAAATGGTATTAGAAACAGGCATACATCCTGGAGAATTAAAAGATGCGGTTTGCTCTCCGGGAGGTACTACCATTGAAGCAGTTGCTGTATTAGAAAAAACAGGCTTCAGAAGCAGCATCATTGAAGCAATGAATGTTTGTTTTGAAAAAACTAAGAGAATGAGTTAA
- a CDS encoding DDE-type integrase/transposase/recombinase, with protein sequence MDSIITYLLLYIQYLHKQIFDLLLFISKHIPLKQWAFDDSNSPDYQKFKTDKLPIIRKFEKQDFHFLLDYYQWKYGKVLKPVRTQKNKPRTVPEDTVCPLCNAPHQYLYDNNGGKGQFQCKICGQTFVTGEIVKTPITFVCPYCGHSLTPKKDRKHFRVHKCVNKNCSYYTANLKKLPKDLSPSKKHNYKLHYIYREFTLDFFDMDLNPLPSWATSFKFKKQSAHIMGLCLTYHVNLGLSLRKTAQALRDIHGVSISHTMVANYARTAAVLIKPFVDTYDYKPSSTLAADETYIKVKGIKGYIWFIMDAVSKSILGYQVSDNRGVGPCILAMRMALNNFKNGLPKAFKFIADGYSAYPLAAQQFALKEQKFFDITQVIGLSNDDAVSKKFRPFKQMIERLNRTFKASYRVTCGYGSEDGAAYGVSLWVAYYNFLRPHDLYSWKRPLNEVALLQNASNMPGKWQLLLFLGQQTILQMQKSQSS encoded by the coding sequence ATGGACTCAATTATAACTTACTTACTACTATATATTCAATACTTGCATAAACAAATTTTTGATTTATTATTATTTATCTCAAAGCATATCCCTCTTAAACAGTGGGCTTTCGATGATTCTAATAGCCCTGATTACCAAAAATTTAAAACTGACAAACTTCCCATTATCCGGAAGTTTGAAAAACAGGACTTTCATTTCCTTCTTGATTACTATCAATGGAAGTATGGTAAAGTTTTAAAGCCTGTTCGTACTCAAAAGAATAAACCTAGAACAGTTCCCGAAGATACTGTTTGCCCTCTTTGCAATGCTCCTCATCAGTATCTCTACGATAATAATGGCGGTAAAGGTCAGTTTCAGTGCAAGATTTGTGGCCAGACATTTGTAACCGGTGAAATAGTTAAAACACCGATCACATTTGTATGTCCTTATTGTGGACATTCACTTACTCCTAAGAAAGATCGGAAACACTTCCGTGTTCACAAGTGTGTAAACAAGAACTGTTCCTATTACACTGCTAATCTTAAGAAGCTGCCTAAAGACTTAAGTCCTTCAAAAAAGCATAATTATAAACTTCACTACATCTACCGTGAATTCACTCTAGATTTCTTTGACATGGATTTAAACCCTTTACCGTCTTGGGCTACTTCCTTTAAATTCAAGAAACAATCAGCTCATATCATGGGGCTTTGCCTTACTTATCATGTTAATCTTGGACTTTCACTTCGAAAAACTGCTCAAGCTTTAAGAGATATCCATGGTGTCTCTATTTCTCATACCATGGTTGCTAATTATGCACGTACTGCCGCTGTGCTTATTAAACCTTTTGTGGATACCTACGACTATAAACCTTCTTCTACCCTTGCTGCAGATGAGACTTATATCAAGGTAAAAGGCATCAAGGGATATATTTGGTTTATAATGGATGCTGTTTCCAAGTCCATTCTCGGTTATCAGGTTTCTGATAATCGTGGTGTTGGGCCTTGTATTTTAGCTATGCGTATGGCTCTTAATAACTTTAAGAATGGTCTTCCAAAAGCTTTTAAGTTTATTGCTGATGGTTACAGTGCCTATCCTTTAGCTGCTCAGCAGTTTGCTTTAAAGGAACAAAAGTTTTTTGATATTACTCAAGTTATTGGGCTATCCAATGATGATGCTGTATCGAAAAAATTTCGTCCTTTTAAACAGATGATCGAACGACTGAATCGTACCTTTAAAGCTTCCTATCGAGTTACTTGTGGTTATGGTAGTGAAGATGGTGCAGCCTATGGCGTTAGTCTGTGGGTTGCCTACTATAACTTCCTTCGTCCCCATGATTTATACAGCTGGAAACGTCCTTTAAATGAAGTAGCCTTACTTCAAAATGCAAGTAATATGCCTGGCAAATGGCAGTTGCTTCTCTTTCTTGGTCAGCAGACCATTCTACAGATGCAGAAGTCTCAATCGAGCTAG
- a CDS encoding NfeD family protein, which produces MEFMWLVWLLLAIGFAIIEMTNASFFIIWFSAGSIGALVVSLLTSNLIIQFLVFLIISIVLLVLTHKITKKFMLSKPSYKTNVDILKNAQGIVLEEINNAKGTGQVKVQGEIWSARSANDEIIAVDTKIIVFDVKGVKLLVGPDVTLD; this is translated from the coding sequence ATGGAATTCATGTGGCTTGTATGGCTTTTATTAGCAATTGGATTTGCAATCATTGAGATGACTAATGCAAGTTTCTTTATCATATGGTTTTCTGCAGGTTCCATTGGAGCACTGGTTGTATCTTTGCTCACTTCGAACTTGATTATTCAATTTTTAGTCTTCTTGATTATTTCTATCGTGCTGCTTGTTTTAACCCATAAAATTACTAAAAAATTCATGTTATCAAAACCATCTTATAAAACCAATGTTGACATTTTAAAAAATGCTCAGGGGATTGTTTTAGAAGAAATCAATAATGCTAAAGGAACTGGACAGGTAAAAGTGCAAGGGGAAATATGGTCTGCTCGCTCAGCTAACGATGAGATTATTGCAGTAGATACTAAGATTATAGTTTTTGATGTAAAAGGTGTAAAATTATTAGTCGGTCCAGATGTTACCCTTGATTAA
- a CDS encoding SPFH domain-containing protein has protein sequence MGYAILAFGLIFLFVVIFAFSSIRIIRQSNVGIVERLGTFHKKAETGINFLVPFIDSMRAIIDLRERVIDFPPQPVITKDNVTMQIDTIVYYKVTDPIFYTYEIANPISAIEYLTATTLRNIIGELDLDETLTSRDIINSKLRSILDEATDKWGIKVNRVELKNINPPKDIQDAMEKQMRAERQRREAILRAEGQKSAAILEAEGSKQAAILKAEAEKEANIRRAEGERQSQILRAQGEAEAFLAVQAAKAEGLKKLYMAIKESEPNEAVLAIRSMEALEKIADGQSSKLVLPSEAVSLLGSIKGIKEILSDTNINESNTN, from the coding sequence ATGGGTTACGCTATACTTGCTTTTGGATTAATTTTTTTATTTGTAGTAATTTTTGCTTTTTCAAGTATTCGAATCATACGACAATCCAATGTTGGAATTGTTGAACGTTTAGGAACCTTTCATAAAAAGGCTGAAACAGGTATTAACTTTTTAGTGCCTTTCATTGATTCAATGAGAGCGATAATAGATTTAAGAGAGAGAGTAATAGACTTTCCACCACAACCTGTTATTACAAAAGATAATGTTACCATGCAAATTGATACAATTGTTTATTATAAAGTTACTGATCCAATATTTTATACCTATGAAATTGCAAATCCTATTTCTGCAATAGAATACCTTACAGCAACAACCCTTAGAAACATCATTGGAGAATTGGATTTAGATGAAACCCTTACCTCAAGGGATATTATCAATTCAAAACTTCGCTCTATTCTTGATGAAGCCACAGATAAATGGGGAATTAAAGTAAATAGAGTTGAACTTAAAAATATTAATCCTCCAAAGGACATTCAAGATGCAATGGAAAAGCAAATGCGTGCAGAACGTCAAAGAAGAGAAGCTATTTTAAGAGCTGAAGGTCAAAAAAGTGCAGCAATTCTTGAAGCGGAAGGAAGTAAACAAGCCGCTATTCTTAAAGCTGAAGCTGAAAAAGAAGCGAATATTAGAAGGGCAGAAGGAGAAAGACAATCTCAAATCCTTCGGGCTCAAGGGGAAGCTGAAGCATTCCTTGCCGTTCAAGCTGCAAAAGCAGAAGGTCTTAAAAAACTCTACATGGCGATTAAGGAAAGTGAACCCAATGAAGCTGTACTTGCTATCCGTTCAATGGAAGCCTTGGAAAAAATCGCTGACGGCCAATCCAGTAAACTTGTACTGCCTTCGGAAGCTGTTAGTTTGTTAGGCTCAATAAAAGGGATTAAAGAAATTCTTAGCGACACAAATATTAATGAGTCAAATACAAATTAA
- the purB gene encoding adenylosuccinate lyase: MNGVYDAFQSPFSERYSSKEMQYLFSPDKKFKTWRKLWIALAEAEKELGIAITDEQIEELKKYAEDINYEVAKQREKEVRHDVMSHVYAYGEQAKKAKPIIHLGATSCYVGDNTDIIIMHEALELIRKKLINVIHKLALFANRYKDMPTLGFTHFQPAQLTTVGKRACLWIQDLWMDLQDVEYQLSKKRLRGVKGTTGTQASFLSLFEGDHEKVKQLEKLVAEKMGYTAWFPVTGQTYPRKLDSQILQILSSIAQSAYKFSNDIRLLQNLKEIEEPFEKNQIGSSAMAYKRNPMRTERISSLARYVICAALNPAITASTQWFERTLDDSANKRISVSESFLAVDGILDIYLNVVDGQVVYPKVIEQRIMSELPFMATETILMEGVKRGGDRQELHEKIRVHSMEAAKVVKMEGKPNDLIERIIRDESFLMTEEEILNILDPKNFIGRAPEQVDEFLKEYIHPIIEENKDILGVSSELSV, from the coding sequence ATGAATGGAGTGTACGACGCTTTTCAAAGTCCATTTAGTGAAAGATATTCCAGTAAAGAAATGCAGTATCTCTTTTCACCGGATAAAAAATTTAAAACTTGGAGAAAATTATGGATTGCTCTTGCAGAAGCTGAGAAAGAATTGGGCATTGCCATTACAGATGAGCAAATAGAAGAACTTAAAAAATATGCAGAGGATATAAATTACGAAGTGGCAAAGCAACGAGAAAAAGAAGTACGCCATGACGTTATGTCCCATGTTTATGCTTACGGGGAACAAGCCAAGAAAGCAAAGCCGATTATACATTTGGGAGCAACCAGCTGCTATGTAGGAGATAACACAGATATTATTATCATGCATGAAGCATTGGAGCTCATTCGTAAGAAGCTTATAAATGTTATACATAAATTAGCTCTTTTTGCAAACCGTTATAAAGACATGCCTACCCTTGGCTTCACTCACTTCCAGCCTGCTCAGCTTACAACTGTTGGGAAAAGGGCTTGTCTTTGGATCCAGGATTTGTGGATGGATTTACAGGATGTAGAGTACCAACTTTCTAAAAAAAGATTAAGAGGAGTAAAAGGAACAACCGGAACACAGGCAAGTTTTTTGAGCTTATTTGAAGGAGATCATGAAAAAGTAAAGCAGCTTGAAAAGCTTGTTGCAGAAAAAATGGGTTATACGGCATGGTTTCCTGTAACAGGACAAACTTATCCTAGAAAATTAGACTCCCAAATTCTCCAAATTTTAAGTTCCATTGCACAGTCAGCCTATAAATTCAGTAATGATATACGACTTTTGCAAAACTTAAAAGAAATAGAAGAGCCTTTCGAAAAGAATCAAATAGGATCTTCTGCTATGGCATATAAAAGAAATCCTATGCGAACAGAAAGAATTTCTTCATTAGCTCGATATGTTATTTGTGCAGCCCTTAATCCTGCAATCACAGCATCTACTCAATGGTTCGAAAGAACGCTAGATGATAGCGCGAATAAGAGAATAAGCGTTTCTGAAAGCTTTTTAGCAGTGGATGGCATACTGGACATTTATTTGAATGTTGTAGATGGACAGGTGGTATATCCTAAGGTCATTGAGCAAAGAATTATGTCGGAACTTCCTTTTATGGCTACTGAAACCATTTTAATGGAAGGGGTTAAAAGAGGGGGAGATCGTCAGGAACTCCACGAAAAAATCCGTGTTCATTCCATGGAAGCGGCGAAAGTTGTTAAAATGGAAGGAAAGCCTAACGATTTGATTGAAAGAATCATTCGTGATGAAAGTTTTCTTATGACTGAAGAAGAAATATTGAATATTTTAGATCCGAAGAACTTCATTGGACGAGCTCCTGAGCAAGTGGATGAATTCCTTAAAGAATACATTCATCCGATAATAGAAGAAAACAAAGACATATTAGGGGTATCTTCAGAGCTAAGTGTATAA
- a CDS encoding pyridoxal phosphate-dependent aminotransferase, producing the protein MKLSNKVMDITPSSTLAVTAKAKQMKAEGIDVVGFGAGEPDFDTPEHIKQAAIKAIEEGFTKYTPAAGTIELKKAICDKFKNENGLEYKPSQIVISNGAKHSLTNAFMAILNPGEEVIIPAPFWLSYPQMVKLADGVPVIVYAKKENNFKVTIEDLEKAITDKTKALVINSPSNPTGVVYTEEELRAIADFAVKHDIYVISDEIYEKLIYDGIKHVSIASFNEEIYKRTIVINGVSKSYSMTGWRIGYLAAPEDVAKAISNVQSHATSNPNSIAQKATLAALTGPQDCVEEMRKEFEARRNYMVERLSKIPSFSIIKPQGAFYVVIDLSNILGKEFEGRVIETADDFSEILLEKDSVAVVSCTDFGFSNCIRLSYAISLESIKKGLDRIENFVNKL; encoded by the coding sequence ATGAAGCTTTCAAATAAAGTAATGGATATTACTCCTTCATCAACTTTGGCCGTTACTGCAAAGGCAAAACAAATGAAAGCAGAAGGAATAGATGTTGTAGGATTTGGTGCCGGAGAACCGGATTTTGATACACCTGAGCACATTAAGCAAGCGGCAATTAAAGCTATTGAAGAGGGATTTACAAAATATACTCCTGCGGCTGGTACAATAGAATTAAAAAAGGCAATTTGCGATAAATTTAAGAATGAAAATGGTTTAGAGTATAAGCCAAGTCAAATCGTTATTAGCAATGGTGCAAAGCATTCCTTGACCAATGCTTTTATGGCAATTTTAAATCCGGGGGAAGAAGTGATTATTCCTGCACCTTTTTGGCTAAGCTATCCCCAAATGGTTAAGTTGGCAGATGGCGTTCCTGTTATCGTATATGCAAAAAAAGAGAATAACTTTAAAGTCACAATAGAAGATTTAGAAAAAGCAATAACAGATAAAACCAAGGCTCTTGTAATCAATAGCCCTTCAAATCCAACCGGGGTTGTTTATACTGAAGAAGAATTAAGAGCTATTGCAGACTTTGCTGTAAAACATGATATATATGTAATCTCTGATGAAATTTATGAAAAGCTTATTTACGATGGCATAAAGCATGTAAGTATTGCATCTTTTAATGAAGAAATTTATAAAAGAACAATCGTTATCAATGGTGTTTCCAAAAGCTATTCCATGACGGGATGGAGAATTGGATATCTTGCCGCTCCTGAAGATGTTGCAAAAGCAATTTCAAACGTACAAAGTCATGCGACTTCCAACCCGAATTCCATTGCACAAAAGGCTACTTTAGCAGCTCTTACAGGCCCTCAAGACTGTGTGGAAGAAATGCGCAAAGAATTTGAGGCACGAAGAAATTATATGGTAGAACGCTTAAGTAAAATACCTTCTTTTTCAATTATCAAACCACAGGGTGCATTTTATGTTGTGATTGATCTATCCAACATTTTAGGCAAGGAATTTGAAGGAAGAGTCATTGAAACTGCAGATGATTTCTCAGAAATTTTACTAGAAAAAGATAGTGTTGCGGTTGTTTCTTGTACAGATTTTGGATTTTCCAATTGTATTCGATTGTCTTATGCGATTTCTCTTGAAAGTATCAAAAAAGGATTAGATCGAATCGAAAACTTTGTCAATAAATTATAA
- a CDS encoding dipeptidase, translating to MNLFFLDAHCDTITRIMHTKDPLYKNNYQVDIERLKAFSNPIQFFAIWLHPKFYGNPLIQTLKAIDYFYEEIKKNENYIGYAGSLKEIERNIDENKISAVLTLEGGEALEGEIEVLRTLYRLGVRSMTLTWNYQNSIGCGALEEGLEKGLTDFGIEVVKEMNTLGMIIDVSHLSESGFWDVKKISSKPFIASHSNARALCNHPRNLNDKQLKAIAEIGGVAGITTYPPFLNASGYAQIEDFFTHVDYMVQLIGIDYIGLGCDFDGMPTFTKGVEDVSKLRRICEHFEKKYGCSGAEKLLYKNFLRVIKEVWIE from the coding sequence ATGAATTTATTCTTTCTTGATGCTCACTGCGATACAATTACAAGAATCATGCATACAAAAGATCCTTTGTATAAAAATAACTATCAAGTGGATATTGAAAGATTGAAAGCTTTTTCAAATCCAATACAATTTTTTGCAATTTGGCTGCATCCGAAATTTTATGGAAATCCTCTTATACAAACCTTAAAGGCAATAGATTATTTTTACGAAGAAATTAAAAAAAATGAAAACTATATTGGTTATGCAGGTTCTTTAAAAGAGATAGAAAGAAATATTGATGAAAATAAAATCAGTGCTGTTTTAACGCTTGAAGGCGGAGAAGCTCTGGAAGGAGAAATAGAGGTTCTTAGAACTTTATATAGATTAGGCGTTAGAAGTATGACACTCACCTGGAATTACCAAAACAGCATTGGTTGCGGAGCACTGGAAGAAGGCTTAGAAAAAGGTCTTACGGACTTTGGCATAGAGGTCGTTAAAGAAATGAATACATTGGGCATGATCATTGATGTATCCCATTTGTCTGAAAGTGGATTTTGGGATGTGAAAAAGATATCTTCAAAGCCCTTTATAGCCAGCCATTCCAATGCAAGAGCGCTTTGCAACCACCCAAGAAATTTGAATGACAAACAATTGAAAGCCATAGCGGAAATAGGAGGGGTAGCAGGAATAACCACTTATCCGCCCTTCCTTAATGCCTCAGGCTATGCCCAAATAGAAGATTTTTTTACCCATGTGGATTACATGGTTCAATTGATTGGAATTGACTATATAGGGTTAGGATGCGATTTTGACGGTATGCCGACCTTTACAAAAGGCGTGGAAGATGTGTCAAAACTCAGAAGGATATGTGAGCATTTTGAGAAAAAATATGGCTGCAGCGGTGCAGAAAAACTTCTTTATAAAAACTTTTTAAGAGTAATAAAAGAAGTATGGATTGAATAG
- a CDS encoding DUF1540 domain-containing protein → MARPNSQVIKCNVKSCKYNDKVKYCTLEDILVGEHVSDAKSKHETDCMSFEPEME, encoded by the coding sequence TTGGCAAGACCAAATTCTCAAGTAATCAAATGCAATGTTAAATCTTGTAAGTACAACGACAAAGTAAAATACTGCACATTGGAAGACATTCTTGTGGGCGAACATGTTAGCGATGCAAAATCCAAACACGAAACTGACTGTATGAGTTTTGAACCTGAAATGGAATAA
- a CDS encoding stage V sporulation protein S, producing the protein MEVLKVASKSNPNAVAGALANTIREKGGAELQAIGAGALNQALKAVIIARGYVAPSGIDLICVPAFTDIEINGEERTAIKLIIQAR; encoded by the coding sequence ATGGAAGTATTAAAAGTTGCTTCAAAATCGAACCCTAATGCCGTTGCAGGTGCCTTAGCGAACACAATTCGTGAGAAAGGTGGGGCCGAACTTCAAGCAATAGGGGCAGGTGCTCTTAATCAAGCACTTAAAGCAGTGATCATTGCACGAGGATATGTAGCGCCCTCGGGAATTGATTTAATCTGTGTTCCAGCTTTTACTGACATTGAAATTAATGGAGAAGAGAGAACAGCCATAAAATTAATAATACAAGCTCGATAA